In Excalfactoria chinensis isolate bCotChi1 chromosome 5, bCotChi1.hap2, whole genome shotgun sequence, a single genomic region encodes these proteins:
- the MYOD1 gene encoding myoblast determination protein 1 gives MDLLGPMEMTEGSLCSFTAADDFYDDPCFNTSDMHFFEDLDPRLVHVGGLLKPEEHPHHHGHHHGHPHEEEHVRAPSGHHQAGRCLLWACKACKRKTTNADRRKAATMRERRRLSKVNEAFETLKRCTSTNPNQRLPKVEILRNAIRYIESLQALLREQEDAYYPVLEHYSGESDASSPRSNCSDGMMEYSGPPCSSRRRNSYDSSYYTESPNDPKHGKSSVVSSLDCLSSIVERISTDNSTCPILPPAEAVAEGSPCSPQEGASLNDSGAQIPSPTNCTPLPQDSSSSSNPIYQVL, from the exons ATGGACTTACTGGGCCCCATGGAAATGACGGAGGGCTCCCTCTGCTCCTTCACGGCCGCTGACGACTTCTACGATGACCCGTGCTTCAACACATCGGACATGCACTTCTTCGAGGACCTGGACCCCCGGCTGGTGCACGTGGGAGGGCTGCTGAAGCCTGAGGAGCACCCGCACCACCACGGGCACCACCACGGGCACCCACACGAGGAGGAACATGTGCGGGCACCCAGTGGGCACCACCAGGCCGGCCGCTGCCTGCTGTGGGCATGCAAGGCCTGCAAGAGGAAAACCACCAACGCTGACCGCCGCAAAGCTGCCACCATGAGGGAGCGGCGGCGGCTCAGCAAGGTCAATGAGGCCTTCGAGACCCTCAAGCGCTGCACCTCCACCAACCCCAACCAGCGTCTGCCCAAAGTGGAGATTCTGCGCAACGCCATCCGCTACATCGAGAGCCTGCAGGCCCTGCTCCGCGAGCAGGAGGATGCATACTACCCAGTACTGGAGCACTACAGTGGGGAGTCAGATGCCTCCAGCCCTCGCTCCAACTGCTCCGACGGCATG ATGGAGTACAGCGGGCCGCCTTGCAGCTCTCGCAGGAGAAACAGTTATGACAGCAGCTACTACACGGAATCACCAAATG aCCCAAAGCATGGGAAGAGTTCTGTTGTTTCCAGCCTCGACTGCCTTTCAAGCATTGTGGAGAGGATTTCCACAGACAACTCCACATGTCCCATACTGCCTCCAGCTGAAGCTGTTGCTGAAGGGAGTCCCTGTTCCCCCCAGGAAGGAGCAAGCCTGAACGACAGTGGAGCTCAGATTCCTTCCCCCACCAACTGCACCCCGCTTcctcaggacagcagcagcagcagcaatccaATCTACCAAGTGCTATAA
- the LOC140253515 gene encoding ferritin light chain-like, translating to MAAPAMAEPRSKRPRVTLPACPAHRPLPSSRVRQSFPAAVEEGLCGVTGALLELAYSLQALGEYFDQSHVALPNVSKFFLHQALEERKAAEALMKYQQERGGHYCSKTIQKPNCDYAVGLMKALELAMVQWKTLTRYFEELYALSIENADPHSASTIKKQFIEPKIRKIKMMGDLLTNARRLDCSQDGRNSLGDYFMDRLQKEFRTSIEPESSQQCSPCPPLQQCAGASEGLKRPQKEFSQHGNSIGPIYATIHCTATLPQCNNDGIGAKMKQGREVL from the exons ATGGCGGCACCGGCCATGGCCGAGCCGCGCTCTAAGCGGCCTCGCGTCACGCTGCCCGCCTGCCCGGCCCACCGCCCGCTGCCTAGCAGCCGCGTGAGGCAGAGTTTCCCGGCCGCCGTGGAGGAGGGCCTGTGCGGGGTGACCGGCGCCCTGCTGGAGCTCGCCTACAGCCTGCAGGCGCTG ggTGAATATTTTGATCAGTCACATGTGGCTCTACCAAACGTTTCAAAGTTCTTCCTGCATCAAGctctggaagagagaaaagccGCAGAGGCTTTGATGAAGTATCAGCAAGAAAGAGGGGGCCATTACTGTTCTAAAACCATCCAG AAACCAAACTGTGACTATGCTGTCGGTCTGATGAAAGCTCTGGAACTAGCTATGGTGCAGTGGAAAACTCTGACACGGTACTTTGAAGAGCTTTATGCCCTAAGCATTGAAAATGCAGACCCTCATAGCGCAAGCACCATCAAGAAACAGTTTATCGAGCCCAAAATACGGAAGATCAAGATGATGGGAGATCTCCTGACCAATGCTCGCAGGCTTGATTGTTCCCAAGATGGCAGAAATAGTCTTGGGGATTACTTTATGGACCGGTTGCAGAAAGAGTTCAGAACAAGCATAGAGCCAGAGTCTAGTCAGCAGTGCAGCCCCTGTCCGCCTCTCCAGCAGTGTGCAGGAGCTTCAGAGGGTCTGAAGCGACCACAGAAAGAATTTTCCCAGCATGGGAACAGCATAGGGCCAATATATGCAACCATACACTGCACTGCCACGCTGCCACAGTGTAATAATGATGGGATAGGAGCAAAAATGAAACAGGGGAGGGAGGTACTTTAA